In Phragmites australis chromosome 16, lpPhrAust1.1, whole genome shotgun sequence, one DNA window encodes the following:
- the LOC133894767 gene encoding mRNA cap guanine-N7 methyltransferase 1, with translation MNKRPRDDPSSSYGSAPKRQFGAGGHGGQQGYSEERRSARRVADHYSARSNQTLEERENSPIIHLKKLNNWIKSVLIQLYTRPGDCVLDLACGKGGDLIKWDKAKVGYYVGVDIAEGSIKDCMTRYNGDTDQQRRKKFSFPARLICTDCYEARLDEYLCEDAPFDMCSCQFALHYSWSTEARARQALANVSALLRPGGIFVGTMPDANVIIKRLREAEGLEFGNSVYWISFGEEYVEKKFPASRPFGIKYKFHLEDAVDCPEWVVPFHLFKLLAEEYDLELVLMKNFHEFVHEYLQKPEFTELMRRLGALGDGRQDQSTLSQDEWEVSYLYLAFVLRKRGQPPTQRRASNANRGKMFLTEGDIEYLGI, from the exons ATGAATAAGCGGCCCCGCGACGATCCCTCCTCCTCCTACGGCTCCGCGCCCAAACGCCAGTTCGGCGCAG GCGGGCATGGCGGGCAGCAGGGGTACTCGGAGGAGCGGAGAAGCGCGCGGCGGGTGGCGGACCACTACAGCGCGCGGTCCAACCAGACGCTCGAGGAGCGGGAGAACAGCCCCATCATACACCTCAAGAAGCTCAACAACTGG ATAAAGAGTGTTCTGATCCAGTTGTACACGCGCCCCGGTGATTGCGTGCTTGATCTTGCTTGTGGGAAG GGAGGTGATTTGATAAAGTGGGATAAAGCCAAGGTTGGCTACTATGTAGGGGTTGATATCGCCGAAGGCTCG ATAAAAGATTGCATGACTCGCTACAATGGTGACACAGATCAACAACGAAGGAAGAAGTTCAGTTTTCCTGCACGACTTATTTGTACTGATTGTTACGAG GCTCGTTTGGATGAGTATTTATGCGAGGATGCTCCATTTGACATGTGTAGCTGCCAG TTTGCTTTACATTATTCATGGTCAACTGAAGCACGCGCTAGACAAGCCCTGGCAAATGTATCTGCATTGCTTCGTCCTGGAGGCATTTTTGTTGGTACAATGCCTGATGCTAATGTCATTATCAAAAGGCTTCGAGAAG CTGAAGGATTGGAATTTGGGAACAGTGTTTACTGGATTAGCTTTGGCGAAGAGTACGTCGAAAAG AAATTCCCCGCATCCAGACCTTTTGGTATCAAATACAAGTTTCACTTGGAG GATGCTGTTGATTGCCCAGAATGGGTTGTTCCATTCCATCTCTTCAAATTACTGGCAGAGGAG TATGATCTCGAGCTGGTTCTGATGAAGAACTTTCATGAATTTGTACACGAGTACTTGCAAAAGCCAGAGTTCACTGAACTCATGCGGAGGCTGGGTGCCCTTGGTGATGGAAGGCAGGACCAAA GTACACTGTCACAGGATGAGTGGGAGGTTTCCTATCTCTATCTCGCATTTGTTCTGCGGAAG CGAGGGCAACCCCCTACCCAGCGGAGAGCCAGCAATGCAAACAGAGGGAAGATGTTCCTCACCGAGGGTGACATCGAATATCTTGGGATATAA